A stretch of DNA from Bacteroidota bacterium:
ACTCAAGGCACCGGGGGCCAAAGCGTTTTACGGTTCTATCCACTTCGACGATTTCCGCGAAATCAACGGGGTATTAATCCCATTTGAGCAATTCATTTTTATCAATGGCCTGAAAAAAGACCGTAAATTCTTACACAAATTGACAATAGCTGACTTTGAGTTTGACGTCGTGGATCTGGCTACCTTGCGCCCCAATGCACAGCTTGACCTGGTCGGCGACGCTAAAACGGAATAGCCCCGGCATACACCAGGCAATGCCGGCCCGTTTGCCCTACACAGCGGTGACATAGGGCTGGCATTGCTGCTGTTTACCTTAACATTCTTTTTAATCCACAAGGTGAATTACCACCTTCTGATGCACAACGTTATATGAAACTAGGATACGTCATTATTTACGTTGAAGACGTAGCGGAAACGCTCGCTTTTTATACAACTGCTTTTTCGCTGAAAACCAGGTTTGTACACGAAGGCGGAGACTATGCTGAACTGGACACGGGAAGCACTGCGCTTGCTTTTGCCGCAAAGCAGCTAGGCGAATCAAATTTCCCTGACGGCTATACCCCGCTTAACAGCACCTTAAAGCCGGCCGGCATAGAAATAGCCCTTGTTACCGAAGACGTAGCCACTGCTTTTGTAGCAGCCCTTGCAGCAGGCGCTACCCAGATTGCACCACCCGTCCAAAAACCATGGGGCCAGACTGTAGGGTATGTACAAGCACCAGATGGCGTCTTGATTGAGCTCTGTACACCCGTTGGCGGTAGCTAAGGTATCGCTCAGCCGCAAAACCGGGCGCCGGCATTGGACATTTCCTGCACAATGGGCGATATTCGACAAAGCCCTGCCCACATGCCGGCTACCTGTATGCAGTTTTCGGATGTATCTACACCCCATGCTTTTGAGAAATCACTTGCGGCCATACGGACGTTTGTTGATGATGAGCTCGTGCCGCTCGAAAAATCATGGCAAAAAGGACGGTTCAACTACCTGCTTCCTATCCTGGAGCAAAAACGCGAACAGGTAAAGGCGCAAGGCTGGTGGACCCCACAAATCCCCCATGCCTTTGGTGGCCTTGGTTTACGACTGCAAGCTTACGGTCGGATCAGCGAAATCCTGGGCCGCTCCCCATTCGGACACTTCGTTTTCAATTGCCAGGCACCGGATGCCGGCAACATGGAAATCCTGATTGCCCACGGTACCCCTGAACAGAAAACACACTTTCTCAAACCTCTACTCCGTGGTTCAATCCGTAGTTGCTTTGCCATGACAGAACCCGGACAGGCAGGCTCCAACCCTGTTGTCCTTCAAACAACTGCCACCAAAGTTGGCGAAGAATACGTCATCAATGGCCACAAATGGTTCACAACAGGTGCTGATGGCGCCAGCTTTGCCATTGTGATGGCCATAACCAATCCACTTGCTGAAAGTCCGTATGAGCGGGCGAGCCAGATTATCGTCCCAACCAATACACCCGGCTTCAAGCGGATTCGGAATATTTCGGTTATGGGAGATGAAGGGGAAGACTGGATGAGTCATGCTGAGGTCAAACTCGAAAATATCCGGGTACCGCGGTCGTTCTTGCTGGGTGAAGAAGGGTCCGGCTTCAAAATTGCGCAAGAACGGCTCGGCCCGGGCCGTATTCATCATTGCATGCGTTGGCTGGGGATTTGCGAACGGGCATTCGAAATGATGTGTATCCGTGTTGCATCACGTGAACTCAAGCCCGGCGTAACCCTCGCCAACAAGCAGGCCATGCAGCATTTTATCGCGGATAGCCGCGTTGAGATCAATGCAGCCCGTCACCTGGTACTGGATGCGGCGCGTAAAATTGATACGGCAGGGGCTTATGAAGCACGTATCGACATCTCTTTGATCAAGTTTTATGTAGCCGGCGTGCTCCAAAAAGTACTCGACCGCGCTATTCAGGTGCACGGCGCCCTGGGCATGAGCGATGACACCCTGCTTTCGTTCTGGTACCGACACGAACGCGCAAGCCGCATCTATGATGGCGCAGATGAGGTCCACAAAAGCCGGGCAGCGCGGCTGATTCTCAAGGCTTATGCCCCCCCATCTGCATCTGATCAAACCAATGGCAAACCATGACCGATTGGCGTGATCAACCAATAGATCTCAGGGATGGCGATGCCCTCGATATTGCCGCACTGCAGCGCTATCTGCAAGACCACTTCTCTTTCCCAGTTCAAAATCTGCATGTCAGGCAATACCCCAGTGGCTTTTCTAACCTTACGTACGAAATTGGGTGGGACGATACGCGCTGGATTTTACGCCGGCCTCCTCCCGGTGCCAATGTAAAATCAGGCCACGACATGGCCCGGGAATTCAAAATCCTCGACGGCCTCAGCCCCCTTTACCCTCAGGTACCGGCACCCCATCTCTATTGCGATGACCCATCAGTGATTGGCGCGCCCTTTTATATGATGGAACAGGTAGAAGGGGTAATTCTGCGGGCAGGGATGCCGGCAGCTATGCATCCTTCTCCAGCATTGATGACGCAGATTGCAGCGCAGTTCATCCGTACCCTTGCTGAGGTGCACGCGATTGATTACAACGCAGCCGGCCTTGCCGATCTGGGCAAACCAGCCGGATACATCGACAGACAGGTAAGCGGCTGGATTAAACGCTATGGCAAAGCCACGACGGATGATATTCCCGCCATGGATGCCATCGGCAAATGGTTACAGGAAAACATGCCGACAAACCAAAGCGCTGCGTTGATCCACAACGATTTCAAGTACGACAATGTGGTGCTCGATCCGGCAGACTGGACGCAGATCATTGGCATCCTCGACTGGGAAATGGCTACCCTCGGTGACCCCATGATGGATCTCGGCACGACGCTTGGATACTGGGTAACCGACGACGATCCACCGGCGATGCAAGCACTGAAACTGAGTCCGACAACCTTACCAGGCAACCCCTCGCGTAGCACGCTTGCCAACTGGTACGCAGCTGCTACCGGCACATCACTCGACCATCTGGTATTTTACTACGCGTTTGGGCTTTTCAAAATTGCCGGCATCGTTCAACAAATCTATGCCCGATACAAGCAAGGCCACACCAAAGACCCGCGGTTTGCCAACCTCATCCATGCCGTTCGAGCGTGTAGTCAAATGGCGTGGCAAGCAATCCAGACAAACCAAATTGATCCTTAACCATAACACAACGATAAACCACAGGCCCGAAATCTACCCCTATCCTGTGCCTCGATACCCTGCTTATACTTTTTTACCCGAATATGGATTTACAGTACATTAGCGCAACAGCATCTACCATCATCCTTGAAGCCAGGGAACGCCTGCTTGCTATTGTTGATAGTGGCGATCTCCAGGCCATCAAAAAAGCTGACAACAGTTTTGTAACGCGGGCCGACAAAGAGACCGAGCAATTCATCCGCGCCACCCTGGCAGAAACATTCCCTGACCACAACATTCTTGGCGAAGAATTTCCGACCATAGACAAGGGTTCATCCTACACCTGGGTGATTGATCCGATAGACGGCACGCACAGTTTTAAACAAGGAATCCCGCTATACGGCACATTGCTGTGTTTAATGGAAGACAAGACACCCCTGGTGAGTGTTATTGACCTGCCCGCCCTGGGCCGGCAGTATGTAGCGGCTAAAGGCTGCGGTGTAATGCGTAATGGCGTCCCTGTCACCCTTGCGCCGCCAGCATCCTCACCTATTGAAGATGAGGTCATTGCTACAGGAGAACGCGCGCAGTTTGTGAGTTGTGGTCTTGACGGGCTCTTTGACAAATTGATGGCTATCCATCCGCATGTGCGTACGTACTGCGATTGCTTCGGACATACCCTGGCCATAGAAGGAGTTGTTGGCGCAATGGTAGACTTTGACATACGCATCTGGGATTGCATGGCCACGGTACTCTTTATGGAAGAAGCCGGCGGGAAAGCTGTTTGCGTGGGCACACGTATGGATGCGGGACAACCCCGCTACGATTGGGTGTTCGGCAAGCCGGAAGTTGTAGATTGGGTGTGTGATACGCTCAACCTATCCCCTGTTGCTCACTAGTCAGCGCTGAAGTATTCACTTGAGCGCTGTGCAGTAGCATTAACCAGTGTAGCATGCCAATGCTCGTAGCATTGCCGTACTCACTCAACCGTGACAGGTATTTCAATATGCGCAGTTGTACTTGGTGCGGTAATCGCATTGAGCACTTCAAAAGTCAGCGATAGCTCCCTTACCCGTTCCACAGTTTTAACCTGAACGGTTTCTTCGTGGTGCGCCGGCACCTGCACAATGCCAGTGCTGTTGTGGAGGGTGTAGTCCGTCGTGTTTTTGAGCATCATGGGCATGTCTGAATTGTTTTTCAGCACAACGGATAACACAGTTGCATCTCCACCATACCAAGCTTCTTCTACCACCAACGAAGCCTCAAGCAGGGGCACGAGGTACGCCCCTTTCCCGATCAGTTGATTACGGTAATAGGCAGCGGTCCGTCCGGTTTGCATGGCTGCTTTGATGCCGGCTTCAGAGCGTTCCTCCGCAAAAACGAGCATCAGCGGCCGGTGCCCACCCTCTGGTACTTCATACTGCCAATCTACCAGACCATGGATGTCGGAGGTACCAACTACAGTCAGATTATGCGCGTACGCAATAGCGAGGGCTTCATCCGA
This window harbors:
- a CDS encoding phosphotransferase family protein; the encoded protein is MTDWRDQPIDLRDGDALDIAALQRYLQDHFSFPVQNLHVRQYPSGFSNLTYEIGWDDTRWILRRPPPGANVKSGHDMAREFKILDGLSPLYPQVPAPHLYCDDPSVIGAPFYMMEQVEGVILRAGMPAAMHPSPALMTQIAAQFIRTLAEVHAIDYNAAGLADLGKPAGYIDRQVSGWIKRYGKATTDDIPAMDAIGKWLQENMPTNQSAALIHNDFKYDNVVLDPADWTQIIGILDWEMATLGDPMMDLGTTLGYWVTDDDPPAMQALKLSPTTLPGNPSRSTLANWYAAATGTSLDHLVFYYAFGLFKIAGIVQQIYARYKQGHTKDPRFANLIHAVRACSQMAWQAIQTNQIDP
- a CDS encoding inositol monophosphatase; its protein translation is MDLQYISATASTIILEARERLLAIVDSGDLQAIKKADNSFVTRADKETEQFIRATLAETFPDHNILGEEFPTIDKGSSYTWVIDPIDGTHSFKQGIPLYGTLLCLMEDKTPLVSVIDLPALGRQYVAAKGCGVMRNGVPVTLAPPASSPIEDEVIATGERAQFVSCGLDGLFDKLMAIHPHVRTYCDCFGHTLAIEGVVGAMVDFDIRIWDCMATVLFMEEAGGKAVCVGTRMDAGQPRYDWVFGKPEVVDWVCDTLNLSPVAH
- a CDS encoding VOC family protein, with amino-acid sequence MKLGYVIIYVEDVAETLAFYTTAFSLKTRFVHEGGDYAELDTGSTALAFAAKQLGESNFPDGYTPLNSTLKPAGIEIALVTEDVATAFVAALAAGATQIAPPVQKPWGQTVGYVQAPDGVLIELCTPVGGS
- a CDS encoding acyl-CoA dehydrogenase family protein, translating into MQFSDVSTPHAFEKSLAAIRTFVDDELVPLEKSWQKGRFNYLLPILEQKREQVKAQGWWTPQIPHAFGGLGLRLQAYGRISEILGRSPFGHFVFNCQAPDAGNMEILIAHGTPEQKTHFLKPLLRGSIRSCFAMTEPGQAGSNPVVLQTTATKVGEEYVINGHKWFTTGADGASFAIVMAITNPLAESPYERASQIIVPTNTPGFKRIRNISVMGDEGEDWMSHAEVKLENIRVPRSFLLGEEGSGFKIAQERLGPGRIHHCMRWLGICERAFEMMCIRVASRELKPGVTLANKQAMQHFIADSRVEINAARHLVLDAARKIDTAGAYEARIDISLIKFYVAGVLQKVLDRAIQVHGALGMSDDTLLSFWYRHERASRIYDGADEVHKSRAARLILKAYAPPSASDQTNGKP